Sequence from the Mycobacterium florentinum genome:
GCCGTGAGCAGCGTGGCGGTCAGCAGATCGTCGGCCCGGCCGTGCACGGCGCGGGCCAACAGGTCGGCGGTGGCCGGTGCCACCACGACCAGGTCGGCGTGCTGACCGAGCCGAACGTGCGGCACCTCGGGAACGTCGGAGAACACACCGGTGTGCACCGGCTGCCCGGACAGCGCCTCGAACGTGGCGGCGCCGACGAAGCGCAATGCGGATTCGGTCGGGATGACGCGGACGTCATGGCCGGCCTCGGCGAGCTGCCGGACGACGGTGCACGCCTTGTACGCGGCGATACCCCCGGAGACACCGACGACGATCCGCTTGCGGTCCACCTATGCCGGCCCTTCTTCGTTGAAGCGGCTCTCCACGCCCGGCCCCCGACCTGTTACTCGCCCTCGGTGTGCTCGAGCAGGTCGGCGTGGATCTCACGCATCGCGATCGAGAGCGGCTTTTCCTGCAAACCGGGCTCGACCAGCGGGCCGACGTACTCGAGGATGCCCTCGCCGAGCTGGTTGTAGTAATCGTTGATCTGCCGGGCTCGCTTGGCCGCGTAGATGACCAGTGCGTACTTGCTCGAGACGCGGTCCAGCAATTCGTCGATGGGCGGGTTGGTGATGCCCAATGGGGTGTCGTAGGCGCGCTGCCCTCCTGCCGAAGGATCGAATTGATCCACGGCGGTCAGCGTCGCGTCGGACTGCGGAATACTCACTTAAGACATTCTCCTGGCGCGTAGAGCGGTTGAAACGGCTAGAAACTTGATTCGTGATCGCGTCTGACGAGTCGGCTCAGGCCGGACCAGGCGCGTTTCCCACCAGCAAGGATACCAATTCGGCGCACGCAGACTCCAATTGACTGTTGACCACTACCTGGTCGAAGTCGTCTTGAGCTGCCAGTTCCTCCCGCGCGGTCTCCAGGCGGCGCGCGATGGCCTCGGGCGTTTCGGTGCCACGCCCGAGGAGCCTGGCCTCCAAATCCGCCCAGCTGGGCGGGGCCAGGAACACCGTGATCGCCTCCGGCATCGCCTTCTTGATCGCCCTGGCTCCGGCCAGGTCCACCTCGATGAGCACCGGAAATCCCGACCTGGTCGCGGCCCGGACCGGTTCGGCCGGGGTGCCCGATCGCTGCAGTCCACCGTGGATTTCGGCCCACTCCAGCAGGGCGCCCTCGTCGATGAGCTGCTGAAAGCGGGCGGGACTGACGAAGTGGTAGTCGACGCCGTCGACCTCGCCCGGCCGCGGCGCCCGCGTCGTGGCCGAGACGCTGAAATGCAGGTCCGGTACCCGCTCTCGCAGACACCGGACCACTGTTGATTTACCGACCGCTGAGGGACCGGACAGCACCACCACACGTCCCTCGCCTGATGGTTCGAGACGTGCGCGGTGCCCGGCGTCCGGTCCCTCGTCGACGTTCACTGGCGCCCCTGAGTCGGCGCGCCCACAGGCCAATCGGCCTGCATCGCCGCAGATCGGGTTAGGCGGAGCCGAACTTTTCCAGCAAGGCCTTGCGCTGGCGATCGCCCAGACCCCGCAGGCGGCGGGTCGGTGCGATTTCGAGCTCGGTCATGATTTCCTGCGCCTTGACCTTGCCCACCTTCGGCAACGCCTCAAGCAGGGCCGACACCTTCATCTTGCCCAGGACTTCATCACTCTCGGCATCCTTGAGCACCTGGGTCAGGTTGGTGCCACCACGCTTGAGACGGTCTTTCAGCTCTGCACGCGCTCGACGTGCGGCAGCCGCCTTCTCCAACGCGGCCGCGCGCTGCTCGTCGGTCAACTGGGGAAGGGCCACGATTCCTCCGTATCTAGATCAATCTCGTGTCTCTGCCGGGTACTTGGGCCCAGCGGAGACGACCGTACTCACGCTTCCTGACGAAATCTAACCCGACCCCCTGGTTAAGACGATAAATGCCCAGCTTGCGCCGCGCCCACAGATGCTGTCAGCGGCCCGCTTCGGCATCGCTGGCAGCGTCCCGATCGGGCCCTTCGGCGGCGGCGCGCCGTCCCCGGCAAGGACCCGGATTATGCCGTTTACCTGCGGTTTTATGTCCGCCGGGCGAGGCGCCGGACGTCGGGTGAGGGACAGCCGCGGACCGCGAAAACTGATAGCCGTGGGGCCCGTGCGGGCCATCACGATTTGCCATGGCGTGTCGCGCGTGTCGCGGCGCGGACAAACACCAGGTCGCCGGGTGGAAGTTGGTGGGGAAAGATTCCGATGCTGTTAACCGGGGCCCCGAAGGTGCCCGTTATTCGACGCCGAGATAGGCGACGGAGTCCAGCATTCGTTCGCCGGCCGCCCGCAGGTCCGAGACGCTCGGTCCGGCCCGCAACACCTCGCGGGCCACCGCGGGCAGCAATTGGCCCGGAGCGGCCCCACCCAGGCCCGCCAGGGCCTCAGGACGGCCGCCCTGGACGCCGACGCCCGGCACCAGCACCGGTCCGCCCAGCGCGCTGACGTCGGGCGCCTCGAAAACCGTCGCACCGACGACCACGCCGACGTATCCCGGTTCATTCGGCGTCGACGACCGGTTGACCACCGCCGCCTGGTCGATGACCAGCTGGGACACCGTGCGGCCGTCGAAGGTGGCCCGCTGCACGGTGGCGCCCTCCGGGTTGGAGCTGGCCGCCACCACGAACACCCCCCGGCCGTGCGCGGCGGCGGCCTCCAGCAGCGGGCGCAGCGAGCCGAACCCCAGATAGGGCGACGCGGTCACCGCGTCGGCGGCCAGCGGCGAATCGCCGGCCCAGGCCGTGGCGTAGGCCGCCATCGTCGTCCCGATATCGCCGCGCTTGGCGTCGGCCAGCACCAGCACCCCGGCCGAGCGCAGCGCGGCGATCGTGCGTTCCAGCACCGCGTAGCCGACGGAGCCGTAGGACTCGAAGAACGCCACCTGGGGCTTGACGACGGCGAAACCGGAAAAGGCCTCCACGCAGATGTCGCAGAACTTGGCCACGCCGTCGGCGGTGGTGGGCAGGTCCCAGGCCCGCAGCAGCTCGGGGTGCGGGTCGATGCCCAGGCACAACGGCCCGCGACTCGCCTTTGCCCCGGCCAGCCGGGCGCCGAACCCGGTCATCGAGCGTCCTTTTCGGCTGTCCCGTTGGGCCCGATCATGCTGTGCAGCTCCTGCAGCGACCGCACCCCGATATCTCCGCGGATGCCGGCCTCGATGCCCTGTACGGCCGCCGATGCGCCCTGCACGGTCGTCACGCAGGGGATGTTGGCCGAGACCGCGACGGAACGGATTTCGTAGCCGTCGATACGCGGACCGGAGTTGCCGTACGGCGTGTTGATCACCATGTCGACCTGGCCTGCCTTGATCGCCTCGACCGCCGACATCTCGGGACGCCCGGGCTGCGGTGGCTCGAAATGCTTGCGCACCTCGTCGCAGGGAATTCCGTTGCGGCGCAACATCTCCGCGGTGCCTTCGGTGGCCAGCACCCGAAAGCCCAGGTCGGCGAGGCGCTTGACCGGAAATACCAGCGATCGTTTGTCGCGGTTGGCGACCGACACGAAAATGGTGCCCTGGGCCGGCAGCGAGCCGTACGCGGCGGTCTGGCTCTTGGCGAAGGCGCTGCCGAAGTCGCGGTCGATGCCCATCACCTCACCGGTCGACTTCATCTCCGGGCCCAGCAGGGAATCGATGGCCGATCCGTCGGCGCGGCGGAACCGGTGGAACGGCAACACCGCCTCCTTGACCGCGATCGGGGCGTCCAGGGCGGCGTTGGCCCCGTCCCCGGTCGGCACCAGCATGCCCTCGTCGCGAAGCTGGGAGATGGTGGCGCCCAACATGATTCGGGCGCACGCCTTGGCCAGCGGGATCGCGGTGGCCTTGGACACGAACGGCACGGTGCGGCTGGCCCGCGGATTGGCCTCCAAGACGTAGAGCACATCGTCTTTGAGGGCGTACTGCACGTTGAGCAGGCCGATCACACCGATGCCGTGCGCGATGGCCTCGGTGGCCCGGCGCACCTTCTCGATGTCGCTGCGCCCCAACGTCACCGGCGGCAGCGCGCACGCCGAGTCGCCGGAGTGGATGCCCGCTTCCTCGATGTGCTCCATGATGCCGCCGATGTACACCTCGGGGCCGTCGCAGAGCGCGTCGACGTCGATTTCGACCGCGTCCTCGAGGAAACGGTCGACGAGCACCGGATGCTCCGGGGAGAGCTCGGTGGCGCGGGTGATGTAGCTCTTCAGCGTCTCTTCGTCGTAGACGATCTCCATGCCGCGCCCGCCCAGCACGTAGGACGGCCGCACCAGCACCGGGTAGCCGATCTCGTCGGCGATCCGGCGGGCCTGCGCGAAAGTCGTTGCGGTGCCGTATTTCGGCGCCGGCAGACCCGCGGTGGTCAGCACGTCACCGAAGGCGCCGCGGTCCTCGGCCAGGTCGATGGCCTCCGGCGGGGTGCCCACGATCGGCACGCCGGCGTCGGCGAGCCGCTGGGCCAGCCCCAGCGGGGTCTGCCCGCCGAGTTGCACGATGACGCCGACCACTCCGGGGCCTCCGAGCGCCGACTGCGCCTCGGCGCGGTACACCTCCAGGACGTCCTCGAACGTCAGCGGCTCGAAATACAGCCGGTCGGCGGTGTCGTAGTCGGTGGAGACGGTCTCCGGGTTGCAGTTGACCATCACGGTCTCAAAGCCGGCCTGGCTCAACGTGGTTGCCGCGTGCACACAGCTGTAGTCGAATTCGATGCCCTGCCCGATCCGGTTCGGCCCCGACCCCAGGATCAGCACCTTGGGCCGTTCGGTCTGGGGTGCGACCTCGCTCTCGGCGGCCGGGTCGAGCTCGTAGCTGCTGTAGTGATAAGGCGTCTTGGCTTCGAACTCCGCCGCGCAGGTGTCGACCGTTTTGTACACCGGGTGGATGTCGAGCCGCTCGCGCAGCGACCGCACCCCGTTTTCGCCCGCCAATTCGGGCCGCAGCGCGGCGATCTGACGATCGGACAGCCCACTGTGCTTGGCCTGGCGCAGCAGATCGGCGTCGAGCACCGGCGCCGACACCAGCTCGGCGCGCAGGTTCTCCAGCTCCCCGATTTGCGCGATGAACCACGGGTCCACCCCGCTGGCCTCGGCGACTCGCTCGACCGACGCGCCCAGCCGCAACGCCAACTCGATGTCGTAGAGCCGGCCTTCGGTCGGGGTCCGCAGCCGCGTCAGCACCTCTTGGACGTCGCCGTGCTCGTCGGGCTTGGTCCAGAAGCCGGCGCGGGTGGTCTCCAGCGACCGCATCACCTTGCCGAGCGCCTCGATGAAGTTGCGGCCCAGCGACATTGCCTCGCCGACGGATTTCATCGTGGTGGTCAGGGTAGGGTCGGCGCCGGGGAACTTCTCGAACGCGAACCGCGGTGCCTTGACCACGACGTAGTCCAGGGTGGGCTCGAAACAGGCCGGCGTTTCCTTGGTGATGTCGTTGACGATCTCGTCGAGCGTGTAGCCGATGGCCAGCTTGGCGGCGATCTTGGCGATCGGGAAGCCGGTGGCCTTGGAAGCCAGTGCGCTGGAACGGGATACCCGCGGGTTCATCTCGATGACGATCAGCCGGCCGTCGGTCGGGTTGATCGCGAACTGGATGTTGCAGCCGCCGGTGTCGACGCCGACCTCACGCAGGATCGCGATGCCCAGGTCGCGCATCCGCTGGTATTCCCGGTCGGTCAGCGTCATGGCCGGCGCGACGGTGACGGAGTCACCGGTGTGCACGCCCATCGGGTCGACGTTCTCGATCGAGCACACCACCACGACGTTGTCGTTGCCGTCGCGCATCAGCTCGAGCTCGAATTCCTTCCAGCCGTAGATCGATTCCTCGATCAGCACGTTGGCGCTGGGGCTGGCGGCCAGCCCGGCGCCGGCCATCCGGTCGACCTCCTCGACGGAGCGTGCCATGCCCGAACCCAGGCCGCCCATCGTGAAGCTGGGCCGCACCACGACCGGCAGGCCGAGCTCGTCGACCGTCTCCCCGACCTCTTCCATCGTGAAACAGACTCGGCTGCGGGCGGATTCACCGCCGACCTTGGCGACGATGTCCTTGAACATCTGCCGGTCCTCGCCGCGCTGGATGGCGTCGAAATCGGCGCCGATCAGCTCGACGCCGTGTCGTTCCAGCGCCCCGTTCTCGTACAGCGCGACCGCGGTGTTGAGCGCGGTCTGCCCGCCCAGGGTCGCCAGCACCGCGTCGATCTTGTTGCCGCGCTCGGCCTGTTGCACGATCACCTTCTCCACGAAGGCGGCGGTGATCGGCTCGACGTAGGTGTGGTCGGCGTACTCCGGGTCGGTCATGATGGTGGCCGGGTTAGAGTTGACCAGGCTGACCTGCAGACCCTCGGCGCGCAGCACCCGGCACGCCTGGGTGCCGGAGTAGTCGAATTCGCAGGCTTGACCGATGACGATCGGCCCGGAACCGATCACCAGCACGTGGTTGAGGTCGGTGCGACGTGGCACTAGCGGCCCCTTCCGCTTTCTCGGGAAGCCATCAGTTCGGCGAATTGATCGAACAGGTATTCGGCATCGTGGGGGCCGGCGGCAGCCTCCGGATGGTACTGCACCGAAAACGCCTTTCCGTCAAGCAGTTTGACGCCTTCCACCACTCCGTCGTTGGCGCAGGTGTGGCTGACGATCGCTTGGCCGAACGGCGTGTCGAACCGCTGGCCGGCCTCACCTTCCAGCGCGAAGCCGTGGTTCTGCGCGGTCACCGCGACCCGCCGGGTGGCGTGGTCGATGACCGGGATGTTGATGCCGCGGTGACCGAAGACCATCTTGTAGGTGGACAGCCCGAGCGCCCGGCCCAGGATCTGATTGCCGAAACAGATGCCGAACAACGGGATTCCGGCGCCCAGCACGGCGCGGGTGAGCGCGACGACGTGGTCGGCGGTGGCCGGGTCGCCGGGCCCGTTGGACAAGAACACCCCGTCCGGCTTGAGATCGGCGATCTGGTCGAAGGTGGCCGACGCCGGCAGCACGTGGCTGCGGATTCCGCGCCGGGCGAAGTTGCGTGGCGTGTTGGTCTTGATGCCGAGGTCGAGGACGGCGACCGTAAAGCGCTGCGACCCTTCGGGTTCCACGACATAGCTGCCCGGGGTGCTGACCTCGCCGGCGAGATCGGCGCCCAGCATCGACTGCTGGTCGCGCACCCGGTCCAGCAACTCGCCGGGCTCGGCCAGCGCACCGCCGGAGAACACCCCGGCCTTCATCGAGCCGCGGCTGCGCAGGTGGCGCACCACGGCGCGGGTGTCGATGCCCGCGATCCCGACGATGTCCTGGCGGATCAGCTCGTCCTCCAGGGTTCCGGTGGCACGCCAGTTGGAGGCGCGCGGCGACGGGTCGCGGACCGCGTAGCCGGCGACCCAGATCTTGTCGCCCCGGCTTTCGGCGTCCTCGCCGTTCCACCCGGTGTTGCCGATCTGCGGCGCGGTGGCCACCACGATCTGGCGGTGATAGCTGGGATCGGTCAGCGTCTCCTGATAACCCGACATGCCCGTGGAGAACACGGCCTCCCCGAGAGTCTGGCCGATCTTGCCGAACGGCCTCCCGGTGAAGACGCGGCCGTCTTCCAGCACCAGTTGAGCTACTTCGGTCACGGGCGCCGCCCTCCCCCTGGCCGTTTCACGGCGGGGAGGTACCCCCACCTCGTTACTGCGTGCCGCATCGTCGTGGGCGCGGCTCACGCGGCCTCCTCCAGCCAGCCGTCGTATCCCTCGCGATTGCCGGCCCGGAACCCGGTGTCGATTTCGACACCGGACGGTAGCCGCCAGCGGATGGCCAATACCCCACTGCGGGCGGCGAGCTTGCCGGCCATCACGCGTTCGGTGCGCACCTCGGAAATCGCGCTCTGCGGAATCCAAATCGGATTGGCGCCGATGCGTTCCAGCAGGATTCCCTCGGGATAGCGGCTCAGCACCGCCTTGCTGCGGAACCCGAGATCGCCGGCCGTGACCCGTTCATTGGATTCCGGGGCCAGCGTCGACCCGACGTAGACGCCGCGCAGCGTGGTGGTCGCCGTGCCCACCTCGTCGGGTATGGCGGGCAGGTTGCCGATCAGCTCCTGCTGGCGCAGCGACCGCCGGCGCCAGCCCAGCATCATCAGCTGGATCACCACCGCGATGACCACCACCAGCACAGCCGCGAAGATCAGCGATCCCACCAGAGTCGGAGAATTCATGCGGGGCTCTTCCCATCCCGAGCGGTGATCTTTCCGCGCAGCAGCGTGGCCGTCACGGTGGCGGGCAAGCTCATCGACTCGAAAGGAGTGTTGGCCGAGCGGCTGGCGAGGTCTCCTCCAGTCACGGTCCACGTCGCATCCGGGTTCACCACGGTGAGGTTGGCCGGCTCCCCCACCTCCAGCGGCCGGCCGTGATCGGGCAATCCGACTATGCGCGCCGGGTTTTCACTCATCACCCGCGCGACGTCGCGCCAGCTGAGCAGTCCGGGTGCCACCATCGTCTGCACCACCACCGACAGCGCGGTCTGCAGCCCCAGCATGCCGGGGCGGGCGGCGGAGAACTCGCAACATTTCTCGTGCTCGGCGTGCGGGGCATGGTCGGTGGCCACACAGTCGATTACCCCCTCGGCCAGCGCGTCACGCAACGCGATCGTGTCGGCGGCCTCGCGCAGCGGCGGATTGACCCGGTTCACCCCGTCGTAGCTGACCAGTCGGCTGTCGTCGAGCAGCAGATGATGCGGCGTCACCTCGGCGGTGATGGAAATGCCTTGCCCCTTGGCCCATTTCAGCAGCTCCACGGTTCCCGCAGTCGAGGCGTGGCAGATGTGCACCCGGGCGCCGGCGTCGCGGGCCAGCAGCGCGTCGCGGGCGACGATCGATTCCTCGGCCGCCCGCGGCCAGCCCGCCAGCCCGAGCCGGGCGGCCGTCGGCCCCTCGTGCGCCACCGCGCCGACGGTCAGCCTCGGCTCCTCGGCGTGCTGGGCGATCAGCACGCCCAGCCCGGTGGCGTATTCCAGGGCGCGGCGCATGATCAGCGGGTCGTGCACGCAGCTGCCGTCGTCGGAGAACATCCGCACCTGTGCGACGCCGGCCGCCATCATGCCCATCTCGGTGAGCTCGGTTCCGGCCAGCCCGACCGTGACCGCGCCGACGGGGTGCACG
This genomic interval carries:
- the rpoZ gene encoding DNA-directed RNA polymerase subunit omega, producing the protein MSIPQSDATLTAVDQFDPSAGGQRAYDTPLGITNPPIDELLDRVSSKYALVIYAAKRARQINDYYNQLGEGILEYVGPLVEPGLQEKPLSIAMREIHADLLEHTEGE
- the gmk gene encoding guanylate kinase gives rise to the protein MNVDEGPDAGHRARLEPSGEGRVVVLSGPSAVGKSTVVRCLRERVPDLHFSVSATTRAPRPGEVDGVDYHFVSPARFQQLIDEGALLEWAEIHGGLQRSGTPAEPVRAATRSGFPVLIEVDLAGARAIKKAMPEAITVFLAPPSWADLEARLLGRGTETPEAIARRLETAREELAAQDDFDQVVVNSQLESACAELVSLLVGNAPGPA
- the mihF gene encoding integration host factor, actinobacterial type → MALPQLTDEQRAAALEKAAAARRARAELKDRLKRGGTNLTQVLKDAESDEVLGKMKVSALLEALPKVGKVKAQEIMTELEIAPTRRLRGLGDRQRKALLEKFGSA
- the pyrF gene encoding orotidine-5'-phosphate decarboxylase: MTGFGARLAGAKASRGPLCLGIDPHPELLRAWDLPTTADGVAKFCDICVEAFSGFAVVKPQVAFFESYGSVGYAVLERTIAALRSAGVLVLADAKRGDIGTTMAAYATAWAGDSPLAADAVTASPYLGFGSLRPLLEAAAAHGRGVFVVAASSNPEGATVQRATFDGRTVSQLVIDQAAVVNRSSTPNEPGYVGVVVGATVFEAPDVSALGGPVLVPGVGVQGGRPEALAGLGGAAPGQLLPAVAREVLRAGPSVSDLRAAGERMLDSVAYLGVE
- the carB gene encoding carbamoyl-phosphate synthase large subunit produces the protein MPRRTDLNHVLVIGSGPIVIGQACEFDYSGTQACRVLRAEGLQVSLVNSNPATIMTDPEYADHTYVEPITAAFVEKVIVQQAERGNKIDAVLATLGGQTALNTAVALYENGALERHGVELIGADFDAIQRGEDRQMFKDIVAKVGGESARSRVCFTMEEVGETVDELGLPVVVRPSFTMGGLGSGMARSVEEVDRMAGAGLAASPSANVLIEESIYGWKEFELELMRDGNDNVVVVCSIENVDPMGVHTGDSVTVAPAMTLTDREYQRMRDLGIAILREVGVDTGGCNIQFAINPTDGRLIVIEMNPRVSRSSALASKATGFPIAKIAAKLAIGYTLDEIVNDITKETPACFEPTLDYVVVKAPRFAFEKFPGADPTLTTTMKSVGEAMSLGRNFIEALGKVMRSLETTRAGFWTKPDEHGDVQEVLTRLRTPTEGRLYDIELALRLGASVERVAEASGVDPWFIAQIGELENLRAELVSAPVLDADLLRQAKHSGLSDRQIAALRPELAGENGVRSLRERLDIHPVYKTVDTCAAEFEAKTPYHYSSYELDPAAESEVAPQTERPKVLILGSGPNRIGQGIEFDYSCVHAATTLSQAGFETVMVNCNPETVSTDYDTADRLYFEPLTFEDVLEVYRAEAQSALGGPGVVGVIVQLGGQTPLGLAQRLADAGVPIVGTPPEAIDLAEDRGAFGDVLTTAGLPAPKYGTATTFAQARRIADEIGYPVLVRPSYVLGGRGMEIVYDEETLKSYITRATELSPEHPVLVDRFLEDAVEIDVDALCDGPEVYIGGIMEHIEEAGIHSGDSACALPPVTLGRSDIEKVRRATEAIAHGIGVIGLLNVQYALKDDVLYVLEANPRASRTVPFVSKATAIPLAKACARIMLGATISQLRDEGMLVPTGDGANAALDAPIAVKEAVLPFHRFRRADGSAIDSLLGPEMKSTGEVMGIDRDFGSAFAKSQTAAYGSLPAQGTIFVSVANRDKRSLVFPVKRLADLGFRVLATEGTAEMLRRNGIPCDEVRKHFEPPQPGRPEMSAVEAIKAGQVDMVINTPYGNSGPRIDGYEIRSVAVSANIPCVTTVQGASAAVQGIEAGIRGDIGVRSLQELHSMIGPNGTAEKDAR
- the carA gene encoding glutamine-hydrolyzing carbamoyl-phosphate synthase small subunit, producing the protein MTEVAQLVLEDGRVFTGRPFGKIGQTLGEAVFSTGMSGYQETLTDPSYHRQIVVATAPQIGNTGWNGEDAESRGDKIWVAGYAVRDPSPRASNWRATGTLEDELIRQDIVGIAGIDTRAVVRHLRSRGSMKAGVFSGGALAEPGELLDRVRDQQSMLGADLAGEVSTPGSYVVEPEGSQRFTVAVLDLGIKTNTPRNFARRGIRSHVLPASATFDQIADLKPDGVFLSNGPGDPATADHVVALTRAVLGAGIPLFGICFGNQILGRALGLSTYKMVFGHRGINIPVIDHATRRVAVTAQNHGFALEGEAGQRFDTPFGQAIVSHTCANDGVVEGVKLLDGKAFSVQYHPEAAAGPHDAEYLFDQFAELMASRESGRGR
- a CDS encoding PH-like domain-containing protein; this translates as MNSPTLVGSLIFAAVLVVVIAVVIQLMMLGWRRRSLRQQELIGNLPAIPDEVGTATTTLRGVYVGSTLAPESNERVTAGDLGFRSKAVLSRYPEGILLERIGANPIWIPQSAISEVRTERVMAGKLAARSGVLAIRWRLPSGVEIDTGFRAGNREGYDGWLEEAA
- a CDS encoding dihydroorotase, with the translated sequence MTVLLRGVRLYGEGDRVDVLIDSPGFAGQIAEIGVKLAIPDTADVIDATDQVLLPGFVDLHTHLREPGREYAEDIETGSAAAALGGYTAVFAMANTKPVADSPVVTDHVWHRGQQVGLVDVHPVGAVTVGLAGTELTEMGMMAAGVAQVRMFSDDGSCVHDPLIMRRALEYATGLGVLIAQHAEEPRLTVGAVAHEGPTAARLGLAGWPRAAEESIVARDALLARDAGARVHICHASTAGTVELLKWAKGQGISITAEVTPHHLLLDDSRLVSYDGVNRVNPPLREAADTIALRDALAEGVIDCVATDHAPHAEHEKCCEFSAARPGMLGLQTALSVVVQTMVAPGLLSWRDVARVMSENPARIVGLPDHGRPLEVGEPANLTVVNPDATWTVTGGDLASRSANTPFESMSLPATVTATLLRGKITARDGKSPA